Within Runella rosea, the genomic segment ATGCCGATAACAGCCTAACACCAATCTTGGGCTGGTTGTTTGTGTTTTTATTAAAGTTTTTTCTTTTTCAATTGTTTTGAAAAAATAGTATAATATCCCACTTTAAGGGCCTAATCTTGTGACTACGTTGAGTATAGAGCGATAACCGTGTGGGTTACATTTGACGTCGGATGGATGAACATAGTTATGAAAAATTTGTCTTGGGAAAATCTATGTAGTACGGGGATACACCCTAATTTATCGCCATTAGATGAACAGCGTATCCGTTTGTGTAATGTTCTGAATATCTGCTGTTTAGTATTGCAGTTGATTTTGTCTTTGATGGATTTTTTCTGGGGAGATGGAGCCATTATGGTTATTTTAATGGTTGTTTTTGCCATTATAAATTTACCACTCTATTTAATGTTGAAAGCCTACCACTACAGAGTGTGTTTTATTTACATATTTGTAGTAACCCATGTCATTTTAATGGCAGTTGCCGTATTTAATCAGAATTTGGGCAAAATAGATGACTTGCAAATTGTTGTTGTGGGTCTATCCGCCATGGGTATGGTACTTTTTGATAGATATCTTCAAGTAGCAGCAATCGTGTTTAATGTTACGGTATATTGGGTCATTGTCTTGATTATCAAAGATGTATCTCGGGATTGGACCTACGGTAATTACTATTCAGTAATTGTGAATTTTACGGTTTGTTATTTTTTTATATGTGTTTGCGTTTATTTCAATAAGTCAAATTTTAGGCAATTTCAGGCACTATTAATCAGGCGAAATGAGCAACTGTCTCAGCAAACGGCTGATTTACAGGAAATAAACCAGTACAAAGACCAGTTATTTGCCGTAATCAGTCATGATCTTCGCTCCCCTCTGTATCATTTGCAGTCTACCATTAGACGGCTCAATGAAGGTCATCTCTCGGTAGACCAATCAAAGCAGATTATTAATGAAATAGATTTTAAAACAAAAGATGTAAGTCTGTTGCTGAGTAATTTATTGAATTGGGCCAATTTACAACTGAGCGGATATAAAAGTGTGATTGTTGAGATACCCATCCGGGAAGTAGTGGAAGAAGCAATTCTTTTTCAAAAGGAAGAAATAAATGCAAAACAAATGCAGGTGCTTAATCAAGTGCCTGCAATAACCATTGGATGGGGTGATGAAAATCATTTGCAGTTAATTTTGAGAAATTTATTGAGTAATGCAGTAAAGTTTTCCTTTCCTGCGGGCAGAATTATCATTGAAGCCGAAGAAAAGTCTGATAAAACAGTCATTTCGATTCAGGATACAGGCATGGGAATTGGCCCAGAAGCGTTAGAAATGGTTTTAATGGGCGCTTCCCGTTTAAGTACACTCGGTACAAATGGCGAAAAAGGGAATGGAATGGGACTCTGGATAAGTCGGGAGTTTATTCGTAAAAATGGGGGCGAATTATGGGCAACCAGCCGTGCAGGTGAAGGAAGTACATTTTATTTTACAGTACCTAACCGAAAATTTTAATCAATTATCCCGTTATTTTTTAGCGTTTGTCGTACCTTATCTTTATGGGATAAACCAATCGGAATTTGAAAACTACCAACCCACAAGTCATTGGGTTCGATTCGATTGAGGTGTTCAAGGTTAATTAAGAAAGAGCGGTGAATTCTCAAAAAAGAGGCTGTCGGGAGGTCTTTTTCTATGCTTGATAACATTTGATTGACAACAACCACCCCCGATTTCGTGATCACTTTTACATAAATGCCGTAGGCTTCGATGTATAAAATATCATTTAACTCAAACCGCTCCGAGGCACGCCCCGTTTGTAAAAAGATATGTTTTTTTGATGACACATCTTCGACTAATATGTCAGTGGAGGGTTGTTTTTGAATGGCACGATGAATACCCCGCAACAACCTGGTATAAGTGTAAGGTTTACTTAAGAAATCAGCCACTTCAAACTCAAAACAATCAATGGCTAGTTGGACATGGGAAGACGTTATGATAACGGGTGGATGATTTTTAAGGAGTTTTAACAGTTCTAACCCAGAAAAATCGCGAAGTTCAAGGTCTAAAAAAAGAATATCTACCGTTTGACTGATGAGATGGCGGTAGGACTCCATTACTGTGGTATAAACAGTAGGCTTTTCAAACATATTCGTCCTACCTAAAAAGATGTCCAATTCTGCTGCAGCAACAGGGTCATCCTCTACGATAAGAGCAGCGAATTTATTCTTCATTTGATAGGTTAATTTTCTAAGTAAAAAAAGCACTCATCAAAAATAAACAGCTTTTGTTGATTTTCAGCATCCATTTAGATTTTCATAGCTTTCATATAAAAAAAAACACGTTTCATTATATACAAATAGATTCATCTGAGTTTTGACATATATTTGTAAAAAAAGAATGGTTGATTAAAACACATTCTTAAAATAATTGTTAATACATATATAATGGTATTTTTACTTTATTAGGAACACAATAATTAAGTAGTTATAGTCGCTGAAATGGAGAGGTAAATGATAGGCTAAAGCGATAACAGGTGTTTCTTATTTTTGAATAAATGACGATTCTTTCCGAAGTAGTACCGAACAAGATTTCTGATGCGTCGATAGCATAGAGTTATTTTCGGTCCCAAAAATTTTTCATAACGTTGAGTATAGTAGTACAGGCACAGTGAAATACACTGTGCTTTGTCTTTTTTAGGAATAGTTCTGCAGTTTATTTCCCTTTTTGGGCCAATTTTTAGGGTTTTTTGCTATTTTTGGATTGATTCCGTTCACTTATCAACCTAAACTATGAAAAAAACGCTCTACACCGCGCTACTAGCAGTGGCAATTAGTACAATGGGCTGGACTCAGTCTAAAAAAGCCCCCAAACTCTCCCCTGAGCAAGTCCGTCTCGAAAAACTCAAACAAGAGGCCGTGGCTGGCGTTGAAAAACGTGCCGTGATGGGACAGCAAATCAACGATATGTTGTTCAGTTTTTCAGAACTGGGCTTTCAAGAGGTTGAAACCTATCGGTATTTAACCGAATTGTTAGAAAAAAACGGCTTTACCATTGAAAAAGGCATTTCCAATATGCCCACGGCTTGGCTGGCCAAATGGGGCAGTGGAAAGCCAGTCATTGCCATTGGCTCAGATGTGGACTGTATTCCCAAAGCTTCGCAAAAACCCGGAGTAGCCTATCAGGACCCCATCGTAGTTGGGGCGCCGGGGCATGGTGAAGGCCACAACTCAGGGCAAGCGTTGAACATTATTTCGGCGTTGGCGGTAAAAGAAATCATGGAACGTGAGAAAATTTCTGGCACGTTGGTGCTTTGGCCGGGTGTAGCTGAGGAGTTGGTAGGAGCGAAGGCGTTTTTTGTGCGGGATGGTTATTTCAAAGATGTGGATGCTTGTATTTTTACGCATGTAGCCAACAATCTGGGAGTTTCGTACGGTGATGCGGGCAACAATGGCTTGGTATCGGTACGATTTAATTTTGAAGGAGCCGCCGCACACGCCGCAGGGGCTCCTTGGCGGGGGCGGAGTGCCTTGGATGCCGTAGAATTGATGAATGTAGGTTGGAATTTTCGGCGTGAGCATTTGGAATTGACCCAACGCTCGCATTATGTGATTCCTGACGGTGGCGACCAACCCAACGTCGTTCCTTCCAAAGCGGCAGTGTGGTATTATTTTCGCGAACGCTCGTATCCCAAAATCAAAAAGCTGTTTGACATTGGCGTAAAAATCGCTGAAGGAGCGGCTTTAATGACGGATACAAAATTTAGTTATGAAATTTTGGGGTCGGCTTGGCCAGGACATTTCAGTAAGCCTATTGCCGAGGCAATGTACGAAAACATCAAAAAAGTAGGTTTGCCGACGTGGTCGGAAGAAGACCAAATGCTGGCGATGGCTTCCCAAAAAGAGCTTCAAGCGCCTAAAATTACGGGTTTGGCTACAAAAGTAGACACGATAGGCTTACCCGCCGATTCACCAACGCGCATGATGGGTGGGCAAGGGATGTCTATGGGGGGAGGCTCTGACGATATTGCGGATATTTCTTGGTCATTGCCTACCATCGTTTTACGTTATCCGTCCAATATTCCGGGATTGCCCGGACACCACTGGTCAAACGCGATTTCAATGGCGACCCCCATTGCGCACAAAGGCGTGGTTTATGGGGCAAAAGCGGAAGCCATGACCTTGATTGATATGCTGTTGAAACCCGAAATCATCAAAAATGCGTGGGACTACTATAAAAATGAGCAAACGAAAGAGATGAAATATGAACCCTTGATTTCGCCCAAAGAAGTGCCCGCTGTTTTTTTGAACCGTACTATAATGGAGAAATTCAAGCCTGAGCTTTCAAAATATTACTACGACCCCACGAAGTACAAAACGTATTTGGAGCAATTAGGCATCAAATATCCAACGCTTCGGGACGACCAAAAAGAAGACCTCAAGAAAATTAAAATAGAAGGAGGGAAGTAAAATAATCATTAAAGAAAGAGAGCCACTGTTACAGTGGCTCTCTTTCTTTAATTTAGGCTTGGTTTACGGTGTATTGTTGAATCGGAGCGGCTACTTTGTCGAGGCCAAATTGTTTACTGATATGTTCATGGACAAAGTAATACGTTTCCCAATAGGTAGTGGCTTTTGTCCATACCCTTACGTCGAAAAAGATGGCATTTTCGGTGAGCTTAGTCACCAATACATCGTGGGTTGTCGCGTTGGCATACGGGCAGGCCGCAATTACTTTTTCAATGCTGGCGCGGATTTTATCAACTCCGTTTTGACTGCCGGCCGCAAATACCATGTCGACCCTGATGTCCCCTTTAGTGGAGATATTGGTAATCGGCCCCGTTGATAACGGGCCATTGGGGAGCGTAACTGTTTTATTATCAACCGTTACTAGCACCGTATCAAAGATGCGAATCGCTTCTACATTACCTGTAAAGCCTTGTGCATTAATCAAATCGCCAACACGAAACGGTTTA encodes:
- a CDS encoding sensor histidine kinase, which codes for MKNLSWENLCSTGIHPNLSPLDEQRIRLCNVLNICCLVLQLILSLMDFFWGDGAIMVILMVVFAIINLPLYLMLKAYHYRVCFIYIFVVTHVILMAVAVFNQNLGKIDDLQIVVVGLSAMGMVLFDRYLQVAAIVFNVTVYWVIVLIIKDVSRDWTYGNYYSVIVNFTVCYFFICVCVYFNKSNFRQFQALLIRRNEQLSQQTADLQEINQYKDQLFAVISHDLRSPLYHLQSTIRRLNEGHLSVDQSKQIINEIDFKTKDVSLLLSNLLNWANLQLSGYKSVIVEIPIREVVEEAILFQKEEINAKQMQVLNQVPAITIGWGDENHLQLILRNLLSNAVKFSFPAGRIIIEAEEKSDKTVISIQDTGMGIGPEALEMVLMGASRLSTLGTNGEKGNGMGLWISREFIRKNGGELWATSRAGEGSTFYFTVPNRKF
- a CDS encoding LytR/AlgR family response regulator transcription factor; translated protein: MKNKFAALIVEDDPVAAAELDIFLGRTNMFEKPTVYTTVMESYRHLISQTVDILFLDLELRDFSGLELLKLLKNHPPVIITSSHVQLAIDCFEFEVADFLSKPYTYTRLLRGIHRAIQKQPSTDILVEDVSSKKHIFLQTGRASERFELNDILYIEAYGIYVKVITKSGVVVVNQMLSSIEKDLPTASFLRIHRSFLINLEHLNRIEPNDLWVGSFQIPIGLSHKDKVRQTLKNNGIID
- a CDS encoding amidohydrolase, with protein sequence MKKTLYTALLAVAISTMGWTQSKKAPKLSPEQVRLEKLKQEAVAGVEKRAVMGQQINDMLFSFSELGFQEVETYRYLTELLEKNGFTIEKGISNMPTAWLAKWGSGKPVIAIGSDVDCIPKASQKPGVAYQDPIVVGAPGHGEGHNSGQALNIISALAVKEIMEREKISGTLVLWPGVAEELVGAKAFFVRDGYFKDVDACIFTHVANNLGVSYGDAGNNGLVSVRFNFEGAAAHAAGAPWRGRSALDAVELMNVGWNFRREHLELTQRSHYVIPDGGDQPNVVPSKAAVWYYFRERSYPKIKKLFDIGVKIAEGAALMTDTKFSYEILGSAWPGHFSKPIAEAMYENIKKVGLPTWSEEDQMLAMASQKELQAPKITGLATKVDTIGLPADSPTRMMGGQGMSMGGGSDDIADISWSLPTIVLRYPSNIPGLPGHHWSNAISMATPIAHKGVVYGAKAEAMTLIDMLLKPEIIKNAWDYYKNEQTKEMKYEPLISPKEVPAVFLNRTIMEKFKPELSKYYYDPTKYKTYLEQLGIKYPTLRDDQKEDLKKIKIEGGK
- a CDS encoding mechanosensitive ion channel family protein — translated: MDIKLDSIKDQLILAITQYGGKILLAIVVFIVGRFIIGRVMNFLGQRMNSSHIDRDVQPFLKSLVGVALTVMLLISCAGILGVQTTSFVAVLGAAGLAVGLALQGSLANFAGGVLLLLFKPFRVGDLINAQGFTGNVEAIRIFDTVLVTVDNKTVTLPNGPLSTGPITNISTKGDIRVDMVFAAGSQNGVDKIRASIEKVIAACPYANATTHDVLVTKLTENAIFFDVRVWTKATTYWETYYFVHEHISKQFGLDKVAAPIQQYTVNQA